In Staphylococcus lloydii, the following proteins share a genomic window:
- a CDS encoding putative mucin/carbohydrate-binding domain-containing protein — MKKQQKDTLKQRQKYALRKLSVGIASVLFGTFCYLGQHNEASAAEKTNNEINKLPHTNQNGAPVSQNATNDVTNHLPTVQSNQATEGSKPNQTQQPNTNVQTSVNKTNEANGNQITGGQQVNKQPAKQQQSLSNQTTTKPNANPQQNTIKQTGNNNASVTKPNHAQETKRVKRSTVEKPVTTPKATFNETIIFPQTNARPVQVKEVREQVYRKAVSVLETGKKSQTLGANRGISQARDSLGFIVPANTNLYIRQVKGNKAGNLRVNLVTNDGHYNKSATVNDKGAWTKIKTAIDSAAFIYMPRGLAKEPQIEYYVENNLGKALPTYRKGWNQKLFERRWTEEDSSYAYIEGKDHALLLPKMDRHHIVNMKNNKHMHQFKNLDELIHYYDDMIAHYNKWTGLNNDVNSVNFNNQSKYFIVANKHGGGLAYYSRDHVAANNPSAGYFLTKGWLALHEVGHGYDGIMTSDSRIPLGEVWNNIFANEYQKNIEKSQGGWLYGTNQRQYQAGIHKRMLQNNLKFDIQRATLKERLDFMTRMVRLTGIEGLTAMLQEVREEQSKKKVSADLPRWFSENWLAKNNANILAYFDLYNIPVTNELKDKIESLQQTYVYPLALLINNAEERQRYVKKLGLATEYELVKSSDLADTKVKTNAAVNLQLNGHTLPKGAVVKLIDGQRVVAEAKLQNDIAQFQNIRPGIYKVFAPHSKGKALPSHTFLIVREGNANNITVSYPNIDEKQSFYNQRLALKGIGNREVVGINYNPGNASVTVQKYAGIPHNYFNNEYAHIKIVKQNGEVVLDESIVGNRNLAANVQNFQLSYGDKIIVKHREPNNRRILLRNETKEKIEVPFSSNETVTHTLTDKGFKINNEADYRTSSRYATAIVEDVQKFEYDVNKNPDGDYRVRLSNLVRSINHLDEQYREIILQRVKPYFKRFNLS; from the coding sequence ATGAAAAAACAACAGAAAGATACTTTAAAACAACGACAAAAATATGCACTTCGTAAACTTAGTGTCGGCATTGCGTCTGTATTGTTTGGTACTTTTTGCTATTTAGGTCAACATAACGAAGCTTCAGCTGCTGAAAAGACAAATAATGAAATAAACAAACTACCTCATACAAATCAAAATGGCGCACCTGTCTCGCAAAATGCCACTAACGATGTGACCAATCATCTTCCTACAGTACAAAGCAATCAAGCTACTGAAGGCAGTAAGCCAAATCAAACACAACAACCTAATACAAATGTTCAAACATCAGTTAATAAAACGAATGAAGCGAATGGCAATCAAATAACTGGTGGGCAACAAGTAAACAAGCAACCTGCTAAGCAACAACAATCACTTTCAAATCAAACTACAACAAAACCTAATGCAAATCCCCAACAAAATACGATTAAACAAACTGGAAACAATAATGCTAGTGTTACAAAACCAAATCATGCACAAGAAACAAAAAGAGTAAAAAGGTCTACAGTAGAAAAACCAGTTACGACTCCGAAAGCTACATTTAATGAAACGATTATTTTTCCACAAACAAATGCTAGACCTGTACAGGTAAAAGAAGTGAGAGAACAAGTATACCGAAAAGCGGTTAGTGTGCTGGAAACTGGCAAAAAATCGCAAACATTAGGTGCGAATAGAGGCATTAGCCAAGCACGTGATAGTCTTGGGTTTATAGTTCCTGCTAATACGAATCTGTATATACGACAAGTAAAAGGTAATAAAGCTGGTAATTTACGTGTGAATCTAGTAACGAATGACGGTCACTATAATAAATCTGCGACTGTAAATGATAAGGGTGCATGGACTAAAATTAAAACTGCTATCGACAGTGCGGCTTTTATTTATATGCCACGTGGGTTAGCTAAAGAGCCACAAATCGAATATTATGTAGAAAATAATTTAGGTAAAGCACTGCCTACTTATCGCAAAGGATGGAATCAAAAGTTATTTGAGCGTAGATGGACTGAAGAGGATTCAAGTTACGCATATATTGAAGGGAAAGATCATGCACTGTTACTCCCAAAAATGGATCGCCATCATATAGTAAATATGAAAAACAACAAACATATGCACCAATTTAAAAATTTAGACGAACTCATACATTATTATGATGATATGATTGCGCATTATAATAAATGGACTGGTTTAAATAATGATGTAAATTCAGTCAACTTCAACAATCAGTCTAAATATTTTATTGTGGCTAATAAACATGGCGGTGGATTAGCGTACTACAGTCGCGATCATGTCGCAGCAAACAATCCATCAGCTGGTTACTTTTTAACTAAAGGATGGTTAGCTTTACATGAAGTGGGGCATGGGTACGATGGTATAATGACGAGCGATTCACGTATCCCATTGGGTGAAGTTTGGAATAATATCTTTGCCAATGAATATCAAAAAAACATTGAGAAAAGTCAAGGTGGTTGGTTATATGGCACTAATCAACGCCAATACCAGGCTGGTATACATAAACGTATGCTACAAAATAACTTAAAATTTGATATCCAACGTGCAACACTTAAAGAACGGCTTGATTTTATGACACGCATGGTAAGATTGACTGGTATAGAAGGATTGACTGCTATGTTGCAAGAGGTGCGTGAAGAACAAAGTAAGAAAAAAGTCAGTGCAGATTTACCTCGCTGGTTTAGCGAAAATTGGTTAGCAAAAAATAATGCGAATATTTTAGCTTATTTCGATTTATATAATATTCCAGTTACTAATGAACTTAAGGATAAAATAGAGTCATTACAACAAACTTATGTATATCCATTGGCATTGTTAATCAATAATGCTGAAGAACGTCAACGTTATGTTAAAAAATTAGGCTTAGCTACAGAATATGAACTTGTTAAATCCTCTGATTTAGCAGATACGAAAGTTAAGACAAATGCAGCAGTTAATTTGCAACTTAATGGTCATACGCTGCCTAAAGGTGCAGTCGTTAAATTAATCGATGGTCAACGTGTGGTGGCAGAAGCAAAACTTCAAAATGATATAGCACAGTTCCAAAATATTAGACCTGGCATTTATAAAGTATTTGCGCCACATTCAAAGGGTAAAGCACTACCTAGTCATACGTTTTTAATTGTGAGAGAAGGTAATGCGAATAACATAACAGTGTCATATCCTAACATTGATGAAAAACAAAGCTTTTATAATCAACGTCTGGCATTAAAAGGTATCGGCAATAGGGAAGTTGTTGGCATTAATTATAACCCGGGAAATGCTAGCGTAACGGTTCAAAAATACGCAGGTATACCACATAACTATTTTAATAACGAATACGCCCATATTAAAATTGTGAAACAAAATGGAGAAGTAGTGTTAGATGAATCCATTGTAGGTAATCGTAATCTCGCAGCTAATGTCCAAAATTTCCAATTATCATATGGTGACAAAATTATCGTGAAGCATAGAGAACCTAATAATAGGCGCATATTGTTACGTAACGAAACAAAAGAAAAAATTGAAGTTCCGTTCTCTAGCAATGAAACTGTAACTCATACTTTAACGGATAAAGGATTTAAGATTAATAACGAAGCGGATTATAGAACGAGCAGTCGTTATGCAACAGCCATCGTAGAAGATGTTCAAAAATTTGAATACGATGTAAATAAAAATCCAGATGGCGATTACAGAGTGCGATTAAGTAATCTTGTACGCAGTATTAACCACCTTGATGAACAATATCGCGAAATTATTTTACAACGCGTGAAACCGTACTTTAAGCGATTTAACCTTTCATAA
- a CDS encoding NAD(P)H-binding protein: protein MQKILLTSATSYIGAHLIDKLKEKYEVIAVAKNIEHKQQETNVTWRAVELFDLEQAKQVMKDVDIVIYLAHSMMPNAQLTQSNLRDMEALVADNFAKAARDNDVKHIVFVNGLVPNDVNAPIPLRRNIEGERILGFYGTPVTMLQTNFITGSKGVVYDVVNMVARYLLPQQQQNIKNVCSITRIAAPNDYTMEQIANTYADFLNKVTFNMVESTIEGKYFEIKLLGLNKVLLSMKKMSQSSDSDRVVYQIVGGALAKAGNNLNGTFEFRRLVNSAQALVALQNYQPSLPWQF from the coding sequence ATGCAAAAAATATTGCTTACTAGTGCAACAAGTTATATTGGGGCTCACCTTATAGATAAGTTGAAAGAAAAATATGAAGTTATAGCAGTTGCTAAAAATATAGAGCATAAACAACAAGAAACAAATGTGACATGGCGCGCGGTGGAGTTATTTGACTTAGAACAGGCTAAACAAGTAATGAAAGATGTGGATATCGTAATTTATTTAGCGCATTCGATGATGCCTAACGCTCAATTAACACAATCAAATTTGCGGGACATGGAAGCTTTAGTTGCTGACAACTTTGCTAAAGCGGCACGAGATAACGACGTAAAACATATTGTGTTTGTGAATGGTCTAGTTCCAAATGATGTTAATGCGCCAATTCCTTTGAGGCGTAATATAGAAGGTGAACGCATACTAGGTTTTTACGGTACGCCCGTGACTATGCTACAAACAAATTTTATTACAGGTTCCAAAGGTGTAGTTTACGATGTTGTGAATATGGTTGCCCGATATTTATTGCCACAGCAACAGCAGAATATTAAAAATGTTTGCTCGATTACACGTATAGCAGCACCCAATGACTATACGATGGAGCAAATCGCAAATACGTATGCCGATTTTCTTAATAAAGTAACTTTTAATATGGTAGAAAGCACTATCGAAGGAAAATACTTTGAAATTAAATTATTAGGTCTGAATAAAGTTTTATTATCTATGAAAAAAATGTCTCAAAGTTCAGACTCAGACCGCGTTGTTTATCAAATTGTTGGTGGTGCGTTGGCCAAGGCTGGCAATAATTTGAATGGCACTTTTGAATTTCGTAGATTAGTAAATTCAGCACAAGCTTTAGTAGCGTTGCAAAACTATCAACCAAGCTTACCATGGCAATTTTAA
- a CDS encoding TspO/MBR family protein, with translation MKYLKLIVEAILPFVGGNLIGKYAVKNARKDYRKNDKPPLSPPGYIFPIVWPILYISMGVAFVLAKRKGNDTTLNSAHYSQLGLNFLWSLLYFRYKLRGAAVVESYVLFTAVTTTTVTYYQSNKVSGSLMLPYVAWSGYASYLATGNWLLNKDKAHYTSQ, from the coding sequence ATGAAATATTTAAAATTAATAGTTGAGGCCATATTGCCTTTTGTCGGTGGTAATCTTATTGGTAAATATGCTGTGAAAAATGCACGTAAAGATTATCGTAAAAATGATAAACCACCGCTATCACCACCGGGATATATATTTCCAATCGTATGGCCAATCCTATACATTAGTATGGGCGTTGCCTTTGTGTTGGCTAAAAGAAAAGGAAACGACACAACGTTAAATAGTGCGCATTATAGTCAACTAGGGTTGAATTTTTTATGGTCGTTACTTTATTTCAGATATAAATTACGCGGTGCTGCAGTTGTTGAAAGTTATGTCTTGTTTACGGCTGTTACAACGACAACGGTAACTTATTATCAATCTAACAAAGTGAGTGGTAGTTTAATGTTGCCATACGTAGCGTGGTCAGGATACGCCAGTTATTTAGCTACTGGAAACTGGCTACTTAATAAAGATAAAGCACATTATACAAGTCAGTGA
- a CDS encoding pyridoxamine 5'-phosphate oxidase family protein, which produces MNRAQVLTEVEKILSTSRVGVLSTAHNNVPNSRYMIFYNDDLTLYTKTNIDSTKVSEFKDNPRTHILLGYDDTNNRSFLEIDAHVEVINDQATIDWLWETQDKTFFDSKNDPELCVLKVTPKSIKVMNDDAVDSPQTITFD; this is translated from the coding sequence ATGAATAGAGCACAAGTTCTTACTGAAGTAGAAAAAATATTAAGCACGTCTAGAGTAGGTGTATTATCTACGGCTCATAATAACGTTCCTAATAGTCGTTATATGATTTTTTACAATGACGATTTGACATTATATACAAAAACAAACATTGACTCTACCAAAGTGAGTGAATTTAAAGATAATCCGCGCACTCACATTTTACTTGGTTACGATGATACAAATAATCGCAGCTTTTTAGAAATAGATGCCCACGTAGAAGTTATTAATGACCAAGCGACGATTGATTGGTTATGGGAAACTCAAGATAAAACATTCTTCGATTCTAAAAATGACCCAGAATTATGCGTGTTAAAAGTAACGCCTAAATCAATTAAAGTCATGAACGATGATGCTGTGGACTCCCCACAAACCATCACATTTGATTAA
- a CDS encoding YbgA family protein, whose amino-acid sequence MKERGYIERLWREEKYRVLAHSKQQYDEIRELLKHNPSYKTVVDKIDKAIAIEPTTGSIVNAYDHMWGYFKKVATEDEKEQYLMLKQRFQDNQIELKQWQQFLKQLAYQYKVQYLIDSTALYT is encoded by the coding sequence ATGAAAGAACGAGGTTATATAGAACGATTATGGCGGGAAGAGAAATATCGTGTGCTTGCACATAGTAAGCAACAATATGATGAGATACGTGAGTTACTTAAACATAATCCTTCATATAAGACAGTCGTAGACAAAATCGATAAAGCCATAGCAATAGAACCGACGACAGGATCAATTGTAAATGCTTATGATCATATGTGGGGTTATTTTAAGAAGGTAGCGACTGAAGACGAAAAAGAGCAGTATTTAATGTTAAAGCAACGATTTCAAGATAATCAAATAGAATTAAAGCAATGGCAACAGTTTTTGAAACAATTAGCATATCAATATAAGGTGCAATATTTAATTGATAGTACGGCATTATATACATAG
- a CDS encoding cryptochrome/photolyase family protein, whose amino-acid sequence MNLGVVLNRVFRINDNPLFHYIAQHKEEIEQLAMIIPIENMDDVSNVKKQYYYNLVGSFVATLKQYNIQPFIVNYNQLGNLCQRLDLTHILMPKDIMSFNNEENDYPHVSAELKKHNVQIIGLRVNHYFQPSLTFNKQNEPYKVFTSFYKANRDKVINKPNYSYELTALSKLCSDGQNKTNIAFDKNYNIERQSNKTWQDFLSNDIAYYSRNRDDVSQSYVSGMSIDLAYGLLDITMVINDLLENYPNDEENYEAYIRELMFREFYYVLMTQFPNTAHQSFNEKYRKLNWSYNKAHFKAWTEGNTGYPLVDAAMRKLNRTGHMHNRLRMVVSQFLTKDLFIDWVWGEAYFKKYLIDYDNASNVHGWQWSASTGTDAVPYFRMFNPSTQGERFDKNAYFIIEELSIFEDVPSKYIHHPMSYEQTLQQTYGVELGKDYPKAIVDHKTSRAHVMSKFKNIGK is encoded by the coding sequence ATGAATTTAGGTGTTGTACTTAACCGTGTTTTTAGAATAAACGATAATCCATTATTTCATTATATAGCACAACATAAAGAAGAAATTGAACAACTTGCAATGATTATACCAATAGAAAATATGGACGACGTTAGCAATGTGAAAAAACAATACTATTATAATTTAGTTGGCAGTTTTGTTGCGACATTAAAGCAATATAACATTCAACCTTTTATAGTGAACTACAATCAACTGGGTAATTTGTGCCAACGTTTAGATTTAACACATATATTAATGCCTAAAGATATTATGAGCTTTAATAATGAAGAAAATGATTATCCTCATGTAAGTGCTGAATTGAAGAAGCACAATGTTCAAATTATAGGACTGCGTGTGAATCATTACTTTCAACCGTCACTCACTTTTAATAAACAAAATGAGCCTTACAAAGTGTTTACAAGTTTTTATAAAGCAAATAGAGACAAAGTAATAAACAAACCTAATTATAGTTATGAGCTAACCGCACTAAGTAAGTTATGTAGTGATGGACAGAATAAAACAAATATTGCTTTTGATAAAAATTACAATATAGAACGACAATCAAATAAAACTTGGCAAGATTTTTTAAGTAATGATATTGCATATTATAGTAGAAATAGAGATGATGTATCGCAATCATATGTCAGTGGTATGAGTATCGATTTAGCTTATGGTTTACTCGATATTACTATGGTTATAAATGATTTATTAGAAAATTATCCCAACGATGAGGAAAATTACGAAGCTTATATTAGAGAATTAATGTTTCGAGAATTTTATTATGTATTGATGACTCAATTTCCTAATACTGCACATCAATCATTTAATGAAAAATATCGTAAATTAAATTGGTCTTATAATAAAGCACATTTTAAAGCTTGGACTGAAGGTAATACAGGATATCCGCTCGTCGATGCCGCAATGCGTAAATTAAATAGAACAGGACATATGCATAACCGATTGAGAATGGTGGTATCTCAATTTTTAACAAAAGACTTGTTTATTGATTGGGTGTGGGGAGAGGCATATTTTAAAAAATATTTGATTGATTACGATAATGCTTCGAATGTTCATGGCTGGCAATGGTCGGCTTCAACGGGTACAGACGCCGTACCTTACTTCAGAATGTTTAATCCAAGCACTCAAGGTGAACGATTTGATAAAAACGCTTATTTTATTATAGAAGAATTATCAATTTTTGAAGATGTCCCGTCCAAATATATTCATCATCCAATGTCATATGAACAAACATTACAACAAACGTATGGTGTTGAACTAGGTAAAGATTACCCTAAAGCAATCGTTGATCATAAAACAAGTAGAGCGCATGTTATGTCTAAATTTAAAAATATAGGTAAATAA
- a CDS encoding transglycosylase family protein, giving the protein MKKTVLTSTIALGLGVTGLATGHHANAAETTGADHAQLANLAQNNPSELNAKPVQEGSYNINFNQNGTDYHFSSNGKTWSWSFGGGSDQASTSEQAQPQQQTQEQPKQQEQTQQSAQTQEQPKQQQQAPQTEQTQQPQQESTSSNSSSSEDSGSSVNVNDHLKLIAQRESGGDIHATNPSSGASGKYQFLQTTWDSVAPAQYKGQPASSAPESVQDAAAVKLYNSAGASQWVTA; this is encoded by the coding sequence ATGAAAAAAACAGTTTTAACTTCAACTATAGCATTAGGATTAGGTGTAACAGGATTAGCAACAGGACATCATGCAAACGCAGCAGAAACTACTGGAGCTGACCATGCACAATTAGCAAACTTAGCGCAAAATAACCCTTCTGAATTAAACGCGAAACCAGTTCAAGAAGGTTCATATAACATTAACTTTAATCAAAATGGTACTGACTACCACTTCAGTTCAAATGGTAAAACTTGGTCTTGGAGCTTCGGTGGAGGTTCTGATCAAGCGTCAACTAGTGAACAAGCTCAACCACAACAACAAACTCAAGAGCAACCTAAACAACAAGAACAAACTCAACAAAGTGCTCAAACTCAAGAACAACCAAAACAACAACAACAAGCACCACAAACTGAACAAACTCAACAACCACAACAAGAATCTACTTCAAGTAATTCAAGTTCAAGTGAAGACAGCGGTTCTTCAGTAAACGTTAACGATCACTTAAAACTAATCGCTCAACGTGAATCAGGTGGCGACATCCACGCTACAAACCCATCTTCAGGTGCATCAGGTAAATATCAATTCTTACAAACTACATGGGATTCAGTAGCACCTGCTCAATATAAAGGTCAACCAGCTTCATCAGCTCCTGAATCAGTACAAGATGCTGCAGCAGTTAAATTATACAACTCTGCTGGTGCTTCACAATGGGTAACTGCATAA
- a CDS encoding DUF1440 domain-containing protein codes for MTNISCKRVLLTGLAGGLVGGMVKMGWESIVPPRTPERDEEPPPVTMMKQFKVPERIQNYTVTYNSNDIPLAVMGIHYGFSVANAFVYAMLAEKCNKITLGKGLLFGVAIHVIFHEWVLPKLKLTPEATELPLQEHVSELLGHIIWMNSIDLFRNAVK; via the coding sequence ATGACAAATATTTCTTGTAAACGCGTTTTATTAACTGGTTTAGCAGGTGGATTAGTCGGTGGTATGGTTAAAATGGGTTGGGAAAGTATCGTCCCACCTAGGACGCCTGAACGCGATGAAGAGCCGCCACCAGTAACAATGATGAAGCAATTTAAAGTACCTGAGCGTATTCAAAATTATACTGTTACGTATAATAGTAATGACATTCCGCTAGCAGTTATGGGTATTCATTATGGTTTTTCTGTGGCTAATGCATTTGTGTATGCAATGTTAGCAGAGAAATGCAATAAAATTACTTTAGGTAAAGGATTGTTATTTGGTGTTGCTATTCATGTTATATTTCATGAATGGGTATTACCAAAACTAAAATTAACGCCTGAAGCAACAGAATTACCACTACAAGAACATGTTTCTGAATTATTAGGACATATAATATGGATGAATAGTATTGATTTATTCAGAAATGCAGTAAAATAA
- a CDS encoding BCCT family transporter, which produces MRLNKLTIVFWVALAICTLFVVYGAIWPKQLETGTQSITDFIAVNFGWYYLLLVLVILIVCVYLLFSRYASITLGEEGEEPEFSLKSWFAMLFSAGMGMGLVFWTTAEPISHAYTLTPIHKAGTQTAINDAMQFAFFHWGIHAWAVYGIVALVFAYFNFHKGYPGLVSATLTPIFGSKMMRGPVGGAIDVLAIIATVTGVAATLGFGALQINQGLHFLFKTPSNFTMQVVIIIIATILFTWSAWSGIDKGIKSLSNINMVLAFIVLVGLFIVGPTLQILNTFTNALGDYIFNFFKMSLRIPQNGGEKFQWVQQWTLFYWAWWISWAPFVGIFISRVSRGRTIKEFILGVLFVPALVCFIFFAVFGASAIFVQQHGIANIAKQATETATFATLEHFPLGFVLSILTLFVIMIFFVTSADSATYVLGMLSSKGEINPSGIVKVSWGIILALFAIIMIYTGGTQSIQNLLIIAALPFSVVIIFMIWALFKSLAIEKPRYTNSKLYVGDEKLLHYRKVNQDDIEENKDQQHATK; this is translated from the coding sequence ATGCGTTTAAATAAATTAACGATAGTATTCTGGGTTGCCCTAGCGATTTGTACATTATTCGTTGTTTACGGTGCAATTTGGCCTAAACAACTAGAAACGGGTACTCAGTCAATAACAGACTTTATAGCAGTAAATTTTGGTTGGTATTACTTATTACTAGTGTTAGTCATACTCATAGTATGTGTTTATTTATTATTCTCTAGATATGCTTCAATTACCTTGGGAGAAGAAGGAGAAGAACCTGAATTCTCACTTAAATCATGGTTTGCCATGCTATTTAGTGCTGGCATGGGTATGGGACTTGTCTTTTGGACGACGGCTGAACCAATCAGTCATGCGTATACGTTAACGCCGATTCATAAGGCTGGCACACAAACTGCGATTAACGATGCGATGCAGTTCGCCTTCTTCCATTGGGGCATACATGCATGGGCAGTTTACGGTATTGTGGCCCTGGTATTCGCATATTTTAACTTCCATAAAGGATACCCAGGTTTAGTGAGTGCTACGTTAACACCTATATTTGGGTCTAAGATGATGAGAGGCCCTGTTGGTGGTGCGATTGATGTCTTAGCAATTATAGCGACAGTAACAGGTGTCGCAGCTACGTTAGGGTTTGGTGCGTTACAAATTAATCAAGGCTTACACTTTTTATTTAAAACACCTTCGAATTTCACCATGCAAGTAGTGATCATTATTATTGCGACAATATTATTTACGTGGTCGGCATGGTCAGGCATCGACAAAGGAATAAAAAGTTTGAGCAATATTAATATGGTCTTAGCATTTATAGTCTTAGTAGGATTGTTTATAGTCGGTCCTACACTACAAATTTTAAATACATTTACGAATGCACTCGGAGATTATATTTTTAATTTCTTCAAGATGAGTTTACGTATTCCACAAAATGGGGGAGAGAAATTCCAATGGGTGCAACAATGGACGTTGTTCTATTGGGCATGGTGGATTTCATGGGCGCCATTCGTAGGAATCTTTATTTCAAGAGTTTCACGCGGTAGAACGATTAAGGAATTTATTTTGGGTGTCTTATTTGTACCTGCACTTGTCTGCTTTATTTTCTTTGCGGTCTTTGGCGCTTCAGCAATTTTTGTACAACAACATGGTATTGCCAATATTGCAAAGCAAGCAACTGAAACGGCGACATTTGCAACGTTAGAACACTTTCCATTGGGCTTTGTCCTAAGCATATTAACATTATTTGTCATCATGATTTTCTTCGTCACATCAGCTGACTCAGCTACGTATGTGTTAGGAATGTTAAGTTCTAAAGGTGAAATTAACCCATCCGGAATTGTAAAAGTAAGTTGGGGCATAATTTTAGCCTTATTCGCAATTATCATGATATACACTGGTGGTACGCAATCTATCCAAAATCTCTTGATTATTGCTGCACTACCGTTCTCCGTCGTCATTATCTTTATGATATGGGCATTATTTAAATCCTTAGCTATAGAAAAGCCAAGATATACCAACAGCAAACTATATGTTGGGGATGAAAAATTATTGCACTATCGCAAAGTGAATCAAGATGATATTGAAGAAAATAAGGATCAGCAACATGCAACTAAATAA
- a CDS encoding DUF969 domain-containing protein codes for MEWLKLIGIVIIIVGFLLKIDTIAVVLIAAIVTGLVSGMDFTDILSTLGKAFTDNRLVTLFLLTLPMVGLIERFGLKQQASKLIGKINNVTSGRLMTVYLGVRELAGLASIRIGGHPQFVRPLINPMVQGALRTRFKLNNKQVDDKDVELIKAQTSAMENYGNFFGQNLFVGGAGVLLMVGTFKSLKIDVDAVDLALASVPIAIITFVIVWLNNIRIDRYFQRKYEQKEVTKDE; via the coding sequence ATGGAATGGTTAAAATTAATTGGCATTGTCATTATAATTGTCGGCTTTTTATTAAAAATAGACACGATTGCGGTCGTCTTAATAGCGGCAATTGTAACTGGACTCGTGTCTGGCATGGATTTTACAGATATTTTGTCTACCTTAGGCAAAGCTTTTACTGATAATAGGCTAGTAACATTATTTTTACTAACATTGCCGATGGTTGGTTTAATTGAACGCTTCGGATTAAAGCAACAAGCTTCTAAACTGATTGGTAAGATTAACAATGTGACGAGTGGTAGACTGATGACCGTTTATTTAGGTGTTAGAGAATTGGCCGGACTTGCATCTATTAGAATCGGGGGACATCCTCAATTTGTTAGGCCATTAATTAATCCAATGGTACAAGGCGCTTTGCGTACGCGTTTTAAATTAAACAACAAACAAGTGGATGACAAAGACGTGGAACTTATTAAAGCTCAAACATCAGCAATGGAAAATTATGGTAATTTCTTTGGACAAAATTTATTCGTCGGTGGCGCGGGTGTGTTATTAATGGTTGGAACATTTAAATCACTAAAAATTGATGTCGATGCTGTAGATTTAGCGTTGGCTTCGGTACCAATCGCGATTATTACGTTTGTGATTGTGTGGTTGAATAATATACGTATAGATCGTTATTTCCAACGAAAATATGAACAAAAAGAGGTGACGAAAGATGAGTAG